From the genome of Desertifilum tharense IPPAS B-1220:
GCTGGATCGAACGGGGTCGTATCCTCGACATAGAAGGGGATTTAGTGACGATCCGTTATGAAACCGAGGAAGATGACGAAGTGTGTTCTTGGGAAGAAATGGTGCGCCTAGAAAGTATTGGTGCTGTTACCCAAAAACTCTCCACTGTTCCGCGAGGCGATACGGAAATCCTCGTTTCTGAAGATTGTCCAGAAACCGAAAAGTTGCGCCGCTATCCCGAATCTAATCCTGATTAATACTCAAAGAGGCACCAAGGGTGCCTTTTTTTTGTACCTGCGGTCAGCCATTCCTGCTCAATTAGCGGGTCTGGTTGACTTTGTGATGGCGCATCCACTGTTTAAGTCAATGGGGTGGATCGGGAGAAGATAAAGAGCGATCGCGCCCACTATCCCTTTGGCGTTCTCTCAGAAAAGAGAAATGAAAGGAACATGAACCCAAAAATCAAGTTATTGGATGGGGTAGCACTCCTAGT
Proteins encoded in this window:
- a CDS encoding DUF6679 family protein, encoding MLHRKIYQLCCEGRDVWIFLRDQQRWIERGRILDIEGDLVTIRYETEEDDEVCSWEEMVRLESIGAVTQKLSTVPRGDTEILVSEDCPETEKLRRYPESNPD